The Rhipicephalus sanguineus isolate Rsan-2018 chromosome 4, BIME_Rsan_1.4, whole genome shotgun sequence DNA window ATAAATAGACAACCTAGCTATATTGAGTATACTGCTTGACCAGAAGCTTTCACAAAAAAACCAAGTGATATCAAGCTTGCTACACCTGACTCACCGCACATCAGCTTGCAGAGGTGCAGTTCACagaattttctttcactttgtgcCAAACCAACTGAAGCCCACTGCAGCATTCCAGCTGAGGAGGGACTGCAGTACACATGTTCTTTTCTGTTTCGTCGAATCTCCCCCTTGTACAGCCATGTGCTTTTTCTGTTAAAAGGAAACAAGAAGATATACAGCTAGAAAGACACATTGGGATCCAGTTTACGTTGAATGTTTTGCAACCTAAATGATCTTGTGGTAATAAAGAAATACAAGCTGGCTTCTAGCTTTACTTAAATTGTTTAGAACTGTCATACGCAGCTAGCTATGTAGAAATTCAACAGTACGTCATTAATCCGACTGTCATAAGTAATATTCACATGAATTTATAAATGCCTAGTCACTCCAGCATGCTGTAGTTACAAGACAGGCAACATTATACTGAGCTTAGGCCGTGAAGCAGAGAAATTACCATTTGATCATGAGCTTTGCTGTCTGTCTCGAGCTTCTCTTCATACGCAAGAACATCCGCCACATTCGAGAAAGGCAGGTCTGGGAGGCCATGAGGGTGCGGAGCTG harbors:
- the LOC119389151 gene encoding uncharacterized protein LOC119389151 isoform X1 is translated as MEPSMLDSSYSPGPAYLTGATRSQTDPQVLAFMERIQHVLNSMKHTQQAHLQYFSELLSNADSAAPHPHGLPDLPFSNVADVLAYEEKLETDSKAHDQMKKHMAVQGGDSTKQKRTCVLQSLLSWNAAVGFSWFGTK